The DNA sequence GTTACGTTCATGTCAGTCAGTGATCACAGAAGGCTAGACTGATAGTCTTTTTAGACAGGTTataataaaatcaaataacaCATATTTTATTCAGACAGTGGGGGGTGTATAAACTGAGATCCCTGACCTTTAAAATCAATATTCTACAAATTCTTTACCCTAGAAAATGGATTTAGGAAGtcttgtttttgttccctTGTAGGGCTTTATCAACTGTTTAATGTTCAGAAGAAAGCCATGTCTTTAACTGAATTCAAGAAACTTGCCAACAGTGAAAAGTAGGTAAAACACTTTAATACAAGGCTAAGGACttcaaatgcattttttcagACCAATATAGTCATAAAGGTAATAGGATTTACCTAATGaactttgaataaaaaatttagCTCAAGGGCATATTTGCCAATGTTTCTTTTGGAATAGCAGTTCTGTTAACTCTTTTCCAAGAGAAAATGAGGGAGTGAAGATTACAGCTTTATTCCCTTAATGAAACATCTTTTAAATGAAAGATGTAGAGGAAGGTGTGGTAGCACATTGCTGAAAAATTGGCTTTTAAAGATGCATGTTACGTTACTATTTGAGATTGAAAATCTGAagtcttttccttttgataaATTCTCAGACACAAACCACCAACTGGTGATCCTGATGAGATTGAGAGAAAGTACTGGAAAAATGCAACATTTAACAATCCAGTTTATGCAGCAGACATCCCAGGCACTATCTATGATGAGGGTGTGAAAGAGTGGAACATTGGAAAACTAGGAACTATTCTTGACCTAATAGAAGATGAGTATGGAGTGCATATTGAAGGTGTTAACACACCTTATCTTTACTTTGGCATGTGGAAAGCCACTTTTGCCTGGCACACTGAAGATATGGATTTATACAGCATCAACTATTTACATTTTGGCGCTCCTAAAACATGGTAGGTGTAAAGTTGTATTCGCTTGTGTATGAGGTAAGCTTGCTTTTGCTTAATCATCATAATTCATAGTGACTCTATGAACCATATTCTTTTTGTAAATTGACAGGTATGCTGTTCCTCCGGAACATGGTCAGCGTTTGGAAAGGCTTGCCGCTGGTGAGTGTTTTGTACAATTTCATTCAACTGCAAATAGAATTGTCTTGCTGATATTAAAGAGCCTTACAAGTGCTTGTTTGATTTCTGTTGTGTACTGTAGGTTTCTTTCCTGGAAGTTTCCAAAGCTGCTCTCAATTTCTGCGTCACAAAATGACCATCATTTCCCCTCAAGTTCTACGAAAGTTTTCAATACCTTATGACAAGGTATGCTGAAAGCCAAAATTTATTGATTGTCTCAGACTGTGGATGAGAGTGTACAGAAAGCAATGGATACTACTGTCAGTACAGTAATATAGTGTAGCATTTAATTAGAGTTTGGTTTATGACTGTGTAGTATTTTTTCTCTCCACCTTGatgaacaaataaataattatttagttaTTCCTTTTTCACTGTAAGAAGCTTGcaatttgttaaaaattcTTATCAGGTGTtgacatttttgttctttggcAGGTCACACAAGAAGCTGGAGAATTCATGATTACTTTTCCATATGGTTATCACTGTGGCTTCAACAATGGATTCAATTGTGCTGAATCGACTAACTTTGCATCTGAGAGATGGATTGATTTTGGGAAGAGAGCACAAGTGGTaggatttcaatttttttttttccactgaacatcagtaaattattattattactattattatatgatttcttgtttatttgctGTAGTGTATGTGTAAAAAAGACACTGTGAAGATCTGCATGGATATGTTTGTAAAGACATACCAGGTAAGTTCACATTATGTGTAGAGAGAAAAAATTGAGGCACAGACAATAATATGAGTAATTTTTCACTGGCTGAGTGAAAtgaaataagtgaaaaatgtttttctcatgcaCCGCTGGGGCCTGGGTATAGGTCATGTGACCTATGTGGCGggcagttgtttttgttgcgtcCGCCATTGCCGACTTTCCCGCCCACCCACCCAAATATTTGTTATAAGTTTTTATACAATACCAATATAATGTACTAGCcttgaactttttttgtttatttccagtctttAGTGTAATGCTACTTGTATTAGCTTTGAATTTGCAATAAAGGTCAGGCGGCGATCGGCTTGACATGGCTACCAGCGGTGTGTGAGAACATGACTTAATATATTAAGTGTAACTTTTGAGTGCTGAagtttgtaaataataattagttgTTGCAACAATACAAGGCATTTTAAAAGACCAAAATGTTTGGCAAGTGTAGAGAGTTCTTTACCACGTTATTTTTACTATCATTAACTTACATAAAATATCAATTTCCTTTTACTTTTGCAAACAGAGTTAATTGAATTAAACTATTGGTTGTTATTCAGCCAGATCAATGGGATGAATACCAGAGAAACAAACAGAAGGATAGCAGTGACAGTGAAGATGAAGGAGATGACGCAAGGAACGACAAccaggaaatgaaaaaggagggcaaagatgaaattaaaaagaaactaaaattatctGACCTTACAATAGAGATAGATGACAATATTCCGCTCTCCAAAGTGAAAGAATTATTAGCAAGGTAATTATTCAGAGTGACTTATTAACTTTACTTTGAGAGGAGCACTGAATACTTACAAATGGTAACAATTATGTGGCCCTCTTAGTCATTACACTCACTGACTCTAGTTGATTTGGATGAGGGAGGAAATggataaggtgaaaaaaaaaaacccaccAGATCTACTCAAACAATGATATTAGAGGTGGAAGACGTGATCGATCACCACTGCACCAGTATGACTTCCCAAGGAACACAGTGTGGAGTTTTCCCAGATGGTGACTCCCCCATTCAGTTAGTAACCCCACCCAACAAAACtcaacttcggtgaacagatgGGAACAAGATGATTTCATTGATTGATTAACAGGGAGTCATCAAAGCCCTTAAAGGGGTCAGCAAATAAGAGACAGCCATTGTTTTCAAAGTCAGTTACAGTTCCCAGCAGTGCTCGAAGACGGAGAAAAATGGAGGagacaaagaaacagaaaggtttgtaatttgaatatttaattATGTGAACTTTTTTGAAACCTTGTGAAATCAGAGAGACAAAAGGTCTGAGcaaacaagttgtttgcaacaTCTGTTTATTAACCAGTTTTCTGTTATTCTTCTTTCTATTTTAGGCCGTAGACATCTTCATTCTAAGAGCACTGTGTCAAGTAGGATTCTCTCGAGTGTTCTACAAGGACTCTGGAATGATCAGCTTCCCAATTTCGAGCTGGAACGGGCTTTTAATGTGGTTTCCTCACAATTAGAGCCTCACTGTTCAATCTGTAGCTTCTTCTCAACTTCAGAGGTATTTCAATTGCATGGTTTGTAGCTTTTTGGGTGGTCCCCTGTGTGTGGGGAATTGCCCTCTGGGTAGGACAAAAATATCTTATCGCTGAATAGTGTTCTTTGTAATCTCAACACCATAGCCatgattttatattttgccAGTTTTAACAGCTACAAAAACATGATTAAAAGCATGTTTTTGCTGTGCATCACGAAAAGTAAAACCTTTTAGAACTGCATCTTGTATTTCAGGTGCCATCTCAGAGTGATCTACTGTCACATCTTGGAGAAAATCTTCACCACTCTCTGAGCAGTCTGCTTGAACACTCATCTGACTCATCTACATTTATGCCATCCGTACCCAGAGTGCCTGAGATCTGCTTCATGTCAGACGACTCCTCCCCTGAGAGTATGAGTTCATGGCTGGACCATAAGCTCAGCTCAGATACAAGAAGCCCTCTCCTGAGATGTAACTTGTGCCAACTGCTTGTTCATGCAAGTGAGTTATGAACTGAACTTCAGTTTTTTGTGGTGTTCctaattattgaaataattattgtggttTTAATCATCATTTTTCAGCAGGTGCTGCTAAAGTAAAGAAAGCTATTTAGTACATAAGGATTGCAAGTGAAGCTCCCTCAAAACTTGACAAAGATTGTACCCAAGTGCTCTGGCTTGTGTTCCTTTCTTTATTAAGTTAGTTTGCTATTGTGTTCTAGGTTGCTATGGGGTGTCTGATGTTCCGACTGATGGTAAATGGAAATGTCAAAGGTGCTCACAGGAAGATGCAAAGAATGTTGAAATCAGTGTATGtaaaaaatagaacaaaatttgaattgtTCACTATTGAATCCCCTTCCAACACTTTAGAAACCACTTTCGTGTTGTTCTTACAAAGTCCATTCTGCTGGTGTTTCTTTGTACACTAGCAATGATCAGCTGAGCTGCGCACTAAAAGAACATAACACTTTCTAAAGCACAGAGTCTATCTTGCCACACAGATTATAAAACATGGTGTTCAAACTCCTGTCTCTTGACTCATAATAATTGTCATGATCATGATGACATCTGCTGATACGCATTTGTGTTTACTTTAGTATTGTTCACTGTGTAGACTTGGTGGAGGAGCTCTTAAGAGAACTACAGACCACAGGTAAGAACATTTTCTGAACATGCTTTTCTGAACCCTTCAGAGATACTTGCTGAAGTTAGTCTAGAATGTAATCTGCCATCTTGCCCAAACCCAGACGGCATCAGTTTTAGGCTGCAATCTGCTTGGGAAGACTGCTTGTGTTCACCAGAAATACCCATCTGTGGACATCTCTGCCaattcttttatctttttggaATAGCGAAAAAGGTCCAAGGTCTAAAGGGTATACCTCTTGCCCCACTGTAATTTAATTGGTCTGCCTGTTCATTCACGAAGGTGGGCCCATGTTGGTTGTGCTGTGGCAATGCCTGAAGTCTTCTTCACAGATGTAAACCTGAGAGATGGTATTAACACAAGTCAAATCAGCTCTGCAAGAAGGAAACTTGTGAGTAactcttacttttttttccttttgtctcCTGTATGcaatgtaaatgaaaatataattatctgcttttgttgttgttgtacaGAAGTGTTTCTACTGTAAAACAAGTTCAGCGCAGAAGGAAAATGGTGCATGTGTTCAGTGTTGCGCAGGTAAATGTGCAGTATCTTTCCATGTCACCTGCCTTTTGTTGGCCGGGTTTAGTCTGGAGCCGAATGACTGGCCGCAACCCACAGAAACCTACTGCGAGAGGCATCAGAGGGCAAGGTTCAAAGTAAGTGAATGTTTCCTCGCATCTACAAAGATAGAGGCCAGTGGCACACGTGCAAGAAAACACAAGACAAAGTGAGACGAAACTTGTGACTTACATCTGGAGGTTACCAAGCCCAAAAAAAGTCTGCAAATTTTgagagactacaaatcaataGTGGTTCTTTTTCAATGAGGGAACTGAGTATCATTAGAAACACCTGGAAGCTGAGTGGAAAACTAGTATATTCACTTGTATGTCACTTAGCCCAGGAATCAAACTTCCTAGAGGCCACACTGGTGAGTGCTCTCAGCACTTAACAAGTTacgatttaaaaatattgtccATAAAGTAATTATCAGGCAGCGTCAGTGTCtgaattcaaagaattcaATAGCTACAGTTTTTTCCTCAGGGAAAACAGCGGGATTATTCCACCATCCACTCTGGAGAATCTGTCATTGCTAAGCATAAGAATGGAAGGTATGCAAATCTGATTGATAAGTTTGTATACCATAAAGTACTGAAAATAAGCACCTCCACATATGAGCCCTCAAACTGGTAACAAAAAACCCTCCATTGAATCGCCCCTTCTGAATATCAGTGCCTGGAGGCTTATACGGTACTTGCCctcaaatacaaaagaaaaacatttttttgattTGCATTCCAACTATAGGTTAACCTAAATAAGTCCCTCAAAAGGGGCCTTTGAATAATGGAAGTCTCAGGGgttattttcagaattttacaGTATATTACAGGGCTTTGAGATGGAAAACCCTGAGCCAACCTCAAGAAAGCAGGATAGTGGCACAAGTAGTGTGCCATTTTATGTTTCCACTAAGACCCCTTCTCCCTAATCCCATTTAGAAATACCACCATGCCCTTCACAGAAGCTTGAAAAAACTACTCTTCAAAGGAGTCCCTGGTCTAACTATAGCAGGACATACGTTTGAAAGGAGTTGATGAAACGTTTCTTTGGAAGTTTGATTATTTTGCTGCTGTTTACTGCACTTCAATGTTTCTCTTGGTTTGCATGTGTACTTCAGATATTACCGTGGAGTGGTACAAGATACCACTTCAGAGGAGTACTACATGGTATCGTTTGGTGATGGGACATACTGTGATAACTTGCCACCAAGTGACATTGTGGTAAGTTTGCTGGAGATGAATGTTGGACCACCAAAGAGAAATCCAGTTAAGGGTCGGTTAGAATGAGATTTCTCTCTGAACATGCGGATgttaacccccccccccccccccactccttattctgataacaaaatcTGTGGAATCAGTCTTTATAGTCTCCTGAACCACTTATGGTGGAATGGTCCAAATGGTGTGTTTGAATGACATCATATTCAATCTTGGTCTTTGTTTCAGAGCCATGACACCTCAAAGGGTGATATTCCTGTCAGCAGTGTGGTAACAGTGAAATGGGGAGATGTTGAAGAAGAGCTATTCACAGCCAAAGTCACAGGCCGAAAGATCAGTGTCACTTATCAGGTATTGGTGAAAGAGCCAGAACAGAAGGATACTGAGAATATGAACAGGATGAAATCACAGACCGTCAGATGCTTTCCTTTGGTTCCATTCATGTTGATGTCGTGGGACCctgataattttctttttcttacttCTTGCATTCAAGATGTTGCTTTCTAACTGTAGAAGTATGACATAAAATGACTTGAAATCAAGGTTATGTGAGTGTACAGTATATCGAGCATAAGGCATTTCTGCTGGGCATTTAAACATGTACCACATGTCATGGATAAATAGAGAATGATAGCTTGACAAAATgatcatgtctttttgtgtttaGATTGAATTTGAAGATGATTCTTGGTTGAATGTGCGTCGGGATGACGTGTACAAAACTAGCGAAGAACTTCCACCCAAAGTACAGCAGCGACTGGTGAGATGTTGTGGCTTTCTTCATGTTGCACtattaacttttgattttGCTAATTTATCTCCAttctctttgtctttgttaGTCCTTAGCAACAGAGACGGCCAATCTTTCTTACTGGGATGATGTTCCTGATTACAGGGCTAAACGACCACGAAAACAAAACCCACGCTTTTTGTAGAGGCAAACCGTTTGTTTGTTACTGAGAATTGTGGCCACTTGGAAatagttttgcataataatgaCTGCAATAATTTATACATCAGAAAATGTTTTGCCACATGTCCTTAACTTTCATATTTGTTCATGCTGACAGCCTTTTTCGTTTAATTGTCTTGAGCCCCTTGCaatttttcttctcacaaCCTAGTTCACCAAAGTCAATTATATTAGATACTTGAGAGGTAACATCTTTGGTTGCATTACATATCAGTACTGTCAAACAGCACAGGcccattgttattatttttgatattttgtacCACATGGAATCCAGAACCTGTCATTTAATTGCAAATCGTATATTTGTACATGTCTATAGAAAGATCACAATCTATGTGACACCATTCTTATCCAGTCAAGGCTTGGCCAGTAACATAGCAGGTGTAGAACAAGATACACATAAACATAAACATAAAACAGTACAACACAAATAATGTTGACTTCCTGAAGTAAGAGGCCCCCATTACTGGTGCAGTCTGGGGGTAATACCTGCAAGACTTCATCCCCAAGTAACAACATCAAAGATTTGAGGAGATTTGTTAGGAGAATATCAGATTTAAGTGAACTCAAAGCATCATTGCTGCATATGCTAAGTGACTGAATGTGACGGTTATAATTTTCTGATTTCTGGCTATTATTTATGAATGCCTATTTAAAGAGTATGTGGTAGTCAGGAGTATTTATTTCATCATCGCTTTTGTAAGTAAGACACCTTCAGAAAAGTGCCACTTATTTTATATTGCCTTGAGTGAGCATTTTTGTGCAAAGCtattaaattttgtcaattttattGACTGTTGTGCTTTATCTTTGGGTCAGTTTTATCACAAATTAATAAATGTTTACACTGTAATTAGGGTGGGGACATCCCTTTGGTCTCCCCTCCTTGAAACATCAAGAATAAGAGCACCAAAAAATGCACACCTATTCCACAGGTGGAAGGGGGTGGGGCATGGATTGAAACCACAAACTGGGCCATGTTTTGTATCTATTTCTCTTACCCttgttttatttatcattttggTGAGAAACGTATCAAAGGTGCTGTCACAGAATCTAATCATTCAAGGAGAGCCAGTAGAAAGAACCATAAAAAAGTCTGAGTCTATCCATGGCCAAGATGTCAGTGAATACTACAAAAGCTCACTTCATGTTTTTCACTCCATAAATTTGGCTAAGTGTGTTTCATTATGCTTTCCCTTGTCAGATTACATGCCTTCACCTCATATCACTGCACTCTTGAGGTAACCAATGAGACACGAACACTGATTTAACAAGTCCTGAATATTAGACCAAGCCGCAGTGTGTTCTTGCTGTAAGCGTTTCGCTATTAAAGCTAGCTCCGGGTTCTCTGCAATTACGCCACCATGGAGCTGCAAAGTTAAAAACTACCATTAATGCATAATTCCACACAAGCCCACCCAAACGTGTACCACACTGCTTTCAAGTTCAACTATCTGGTTTCTATGAGTTCCAAGAGACTGTTATCAAATTAAAAACGTAACTCCAATTATATacatttaaccaatcaaagaGTTCAGAGGAAGAAGTTTCCAACTATAAGGGCAATTCTGAGTTGGCGCCAAATCGACCTTGACTCCAGTTCAACTACCAACAAGAGCATGACGATTGGTCGACTCTTGAGATCCTGTACTACCACTCCTTACACGGTCtaattggaaaacaaaatagtaGATGATAGACCGTGAACAATACCCCTAACCCTGATAACAATTAACAGGTAATAGAAACCAGTATACCTGGAGGTCTAAAGGAGCTATGTGCAGGGTTTCTTGTTGACTCACCTTGAGAAGAAGTCCCAACATGGCCTCTGTTAGTTCGAAGTCTCGCCGAGTTCCTAGTTGATGTTCAATAAACAACATGAATAATTGAAGAAGTTGGAGATCTCCTCCAGCTTCTGGACCAAGAGAACGAATTTCAGCATCTATTGATGAAGGACCCATGGACTTCAGCAGAGTTATAACAGGTTCATCTGCAGTGAAGAACACAGGTAAAATAATTTAGCCTTGCAATTTTCAGGCAGTGAAGTGGATCAGAAAGGGAGGGGCCTTGGCTGCACCTGAACAGGGCAAGTTTACAAAAAGTAATAGTCGCGCCGGCTCAAACACCTGAAACAGTTAACCAGAAAAGGAATTCTATGGTGTGTAAATAGACTTTAAATTATGCTGTTTTGAAAGCCAATGAAACCAAAAACTTGCAACTCacagttttctgtttttgcgCAATCTTGTAGCATTATTTGAAATTCTGTGTCTGGTTGAAGCTTCTTCATGTTAAGGATCTTGGACTTTGCTTCCtgttaaaataaagtttaGAATAAGGTTACATGAATGTTGGGTTATGCTGTAACATCTGTAAGATGATTACCCTATAATACAAAAATGCATCCGACACCTTTCCCTATTATAATAACAACacatcaatattttttgctTGGAAGGGGACAACAGAAATGATTAGCCTTTTCCATTATGTTTGTCAGGGAACCTTCATTCATCCATTGCCTCACATTGCCAAGAGGGAGGCTAAAGAGAGATGCATATTAACAGCATGgaactgcaatgatcataataattattattatgttcaGTCTTGGATTTTTCCTTTAATGATGCCTCACCATATCATCTGGTTTTTCCTCTTCTGTGGAAGCAAACTTTGGAACCAGTTCTTGTGTGGTGGGTAAAAAGAATGGAGCAGCTTTAGGTGCTTTGGGTGGCTCCATTGGTTTGTTCCTTTTCTGAAAATAAAGTCAACTTCAGATAAAAAGAATAGCATTGATAGAGATGACACTTAAACCCACAAATCTGCCAGAGCATTCATAGAAAGGAAAGAGAGTGATCAGAACACCTGCATGGCATGTCTTAGTCCCCAATTATTGTAAGTCGTGAACCATGCTGCCAAAAAGTTATGATTACAAGGATATATGGAGGCAGCATGGCCAGATTGCTGGGGCGCCTGGCTCGACCCAAGTTAAAGTCTTGCTCTGATAACCAAACAGATCTGTCCCTGATTAAACTCCACAGCTATGCTTGCACATGGCTTAGTGGTCTGCCTCTTGCTAGTTGTGGTTCCTGTTGAGTTTATCTGAGTTGATTAGAGATTGTTCCAGTTCAGTACTTCTAACTTGCTCTCTAAGTTAAGTGCACTTtcacaacaaataaaaaaaatatatacatctTTTAGGTGACATTTACATCGATCTTCAATGGGCCACTTACCTTAATAAGCTCCAAACTAGTTAGATGTCTCCATCGTGACTGTGGTAAAAGAGAAAGTGTGACAAGTTCATCTGAGAGTTGATCAGGACTTTTAAAACCTATTGTGTCATCAACTGCTGTCACTTTCCCTCTGTTTCCCTCTGTAGGTGGAGtatcaatttcttcttctgaatcTGCAAGAGAATGACAATCTCTGGTGAAAGTAATTTAAAGATGTCTTTATTGTCTCCAAGAGTTTTCTATGCACTATCAACTGACACTACATACTGTATCCTCCAGATATTTATCTGTTTATGATAGACACCAACACACTGTCTGAATAAGACCAATGTGTTTGGTCACTTTTTAATGAAGGAGATAGGAATACCTGAAGAAAACCTTTGAGAAAGGTTGAAAGTACTGTAATTCAGTCATTGATAACCAGAAGGCTTGCTGGAGTATCATTCAAAATCACGGCCACACATTGACCTTTATCTTTTTCATAAAGCCAGAATTTTACTGTAGTCTGTTAAAACATTGTACAGTGATGCAATGAGCCTCAATCATCATTAGAGTGATCTTTTTGGAATTGCTTTTTGATTGGAAAATAATTGTTGTCTTGGTTGTCTTACCCTCACTCTCTTCTGTTCCTACCCCAGGAAGTTCCTCCACAGTTGGCTGATAGTCAGCTGGAAGAGGAATCAATGATATGTCATCATAAAGAGTTTTGTTGGACCTATAGCAGGTGACAAAGAAAGTTGGACAGAGTGAAAAAATCTTCACTGGCAAAGTAAGCAATCATATGGTGATAAAACACACACAAGTGATAATCTTAACCAAGAAGAGAGCAAAATGAAATCCCCAACTCTTAAATGATTGATTCCTGTGAAATAGTGGTCATATACAGGACATTCTCTATGTGGGTCTACACTCTTGGCCGctgaatgtgattggctaaacaGGCAACATTATTTGCTTTGCCTGATTGGTCAACAAAGGttagccaatcacaaaccaccaaaaaacaaaaacacaaacagaGCACTTCTCTTTTACAATGAAGAATGCTGAaaagttttgaagttcttcatCATTATTTCATTAAGATTAACCAATACTTTCTCAAAATCCAGTGTTTTATTATGCCGTATCACTTACCTTGTAAattgtgaaattaaaatttaaactttaaaCACTGACTCAGCAAGGCAACTTCAGCTGTTCCACTTACCATAAATACACACCAAGGTCATCAACATGTGTAGTGACAAGAAAGTCAGCAACAGGGGACATGGCTAAGCTGGTTACAGGGGACTCCACAAGAAAACAATCAATTAAcctgaaaaaagaacaataattattggcaaCCATGTTGTCACAGTTAGGACAACAACAAATGAATCTGAGGTATATGCAATTATtcaattctcaacctcggataatacatttcgcgtactctgattggttcgctcaatcttggttatcagctcatacaccttagtttgaccttatatggtaaatgattgggCTAAGCATTTCTTagccaaaaatgttttcgccggaaagcgtaatttttctctgaataaagccaaaaaaagaaaaaaaaaacttttttgtggaaagtttggatcaatgccaaCGTTTAGAAGTatgcgaaaaggcaagaaatgttttttgtgacaaacctacgtctgtctgaccacaaggtgttaaaCAACATTGGATCTTCATCAGGTTCATTTCTCGATTTCGCTcagattttctcgcttttttcactcgtatttcgtacttcaaatttttcggAGCTtgaggaatttaataaaacaattattccaatcgcgcttgttggatatgacactggttatagccaactcggcgctacgcgcctcgttggctatttaccatctcatatccaacgcgcactcatggaataattgttaactattcTTGCAAGAGTCTGGGTTGACCTCTACAGTTAAGGTGAACGACATTAAGGCAAATTGCTTTACaccgaaattttttttatgaggTTAAATGAAGTTTAACCCAGTTAACTCCTTGGAGCCATTGTCACAGGTTTTGGGATACTTTTGGGATAAGTGTCAGATTCCACGTGTTTGGGGTCATAGAGCTTATCTGTTGGTGTGGCGAGAAGAAGCATTGTTTCTGGAGTGTAGAGCAGTTTTTCACATCCCTTTCCCCCCTCGCCTCTATTTTCCTATAAGGACCCCCTCATTATGCAGGTGAGGCTACTGTATATCAATGACCAAGTCACGTGGGGGTTTATGGCTGGGTTGTCCAGTTTTTCCAGCCATTGGtgcagtctccatcttggagcaGACTCCCAATATAGGAAGCTTCAGGATGTCTCAGGCACCCAACTTCCACATAGCAAAGAAGTTGTTAATTCACTTTGAGGCATTAACCCTCTCTTGCAACCCACAGATCCTCTTGTTTTTACAGTTTGTGGTTTATGTAATCAACTTGGTGTACCTGGCAGCTGGTAGATCCCATGTCCTCACACTCGAGTCCATTGATGACGTAATCAACCAGCGACAGTCTGGACTGAAAGCCTACATAAAGTAAAATGACACTTTAACTGAATGATAAAGCATGAGGTTATTGGTCTATTAACGACCAGAAGAGGTCAAGAGGTGAGGTTAGTCTCATCTATGTACTGTAGATGCGAGCCATGTGTGTTCAATCAGTTATCACATCATTCGTAAAGAAAACGGTCAACAATATTATCGTTGTTCCAGTGGTCATCACACAACCTCAGTGTCCTTCTGTTCGCCCCACTACTTTG is a window from the Acropora palmata chromosome 14, jaAcrPala1.3, whole genome shotgun sequence genome containing:
- the LOC141866549 gene encoding lysine-specific demethylase 4C-like — protein: MAAQESNKIMVFRPTFDEFKDFSAYIRKMEEMGAHRAGVAKVIPPKEWVPRKSYEEIDVTIPAPILQVVSGTQGLYQLFNVQKKAMSLTEFKKLANSEKHKPPTGDPDEIERKYWKNATFNNPVYAADIPGTIYDEGVKEWNIGKLGTILDLIEDEYGVHIEGVNTPYLYFGMWKATFAWHTEDMDLYSINYLHFGAPKTWYAVPPEHGQRLERLAAGFFPGSFQSCSQFLRHKMTIISPQVLRKFSIPYDKVTQEAGEFMITFPYGYHCGFNNGFNCAESTNFASERWIDFGKRAQVCMCKKDTVKICMDMFVKTYQPDQWDEYQRNKQKDSSDSEDEGDDARNDNQEMKKEGKDEIKKKLKLSDLTIEIDDNIPLSKVKELLARESSKPLKGSANKRQPLFSKSVTVPSSARRRRKMEETKKQKGRRHLHSKSTVSSRILSSVLQGLWNDQLPNFELERAFNVVSSQLEPHCSICSFFSTSEVPSQSDLLSHLGENLHHSLSSLLEHSSDSSTFMPSVPRVPEICFMSDDSSPESMSSWLDHKLSSDTRSPLLRCNLCQLLVHASCYGVSDVPTDGKWKCQRCSQEDAKNVEISYCSLCRLGGGALKRTTDHRWAHVGCAVAMPEVFFTDVNLRDGINTSQISSARRKLKCFYCKTSSAQKENGACVQCCAGKCAVSFHVTCLLLAGFSLEPNDWPQPTETYCERHQRARFKGKQRDYSTIHSGESVIAKHKNGRYYRGVVQDTTSEEYYMVSFGDGTYCDNLPPSDIVSHDTSKGDIPVSSVVTVKWGDVEEELFTAKVTGRKISVTYQIEFEDDSWLNVRRDDVYKTSEELPPKVQQRLSLATETANLSYWDDVPDYRAKRPRKQNPRFL